The window GAACCTGAGAGACCGGGGTCTCTGGGATGGTCGGGGGTGATACGGGGGGATGAAGGGTGCCTGAGGAGGCACTGAAGGAGTTTCTTCATAGGGCAGTTCCGAGATGAGgccaaaggaaagaagaggggtgGAAGGCACACGAGCTGACGGGGACCGGTGGGGGAGGCAGACATGGCAGAGACGAGGAGCAGGGTGGCCAGAAGCACTGGGGACAGATGGCATTGGAGACATGGGCATCAAGGACACGAGGTAAACATGGGAGAAATGAACACATGCATATGCCAGCAAATCCATCTTCATGTGCTCTCCCTGGCTCCACCTCATCCATCTTGCCTGTCTCCCAACTTACCTGCATCTCCTCTGCCTGGCAATGCCCTTTATCTCTTCCCCCTCAACTGGTCTCCATTCTCACCGAGTCCTCTTACCTGTCCCCTGGGCCATCAttgtcttcatcttcatcttcattgaGAAAGCTGAAGCTTTCCAAAGCATGCTCCACAGTGATGCTGAGACTGGAGGCCCGGCTGCGGGTCATGCCTTGTTTCTGCTAGAGTTGGGAAGGAGGTCAGAGCTGCTGCCCCTAGCTGGTCATCCTCCCTAGCCTCCCAGGCCAGCCTAACCTTTCTCACCATGAGCAGACTCTCCAGCCGAGTCACCTCTTGCTCCAGGCCCTGCAGCTCAGGAAACTGGCCCCGATAGTCATCCAGGGCAGACATGAGGGCGCCCAGGGCTTCCTCCAGCCCCCTATCTCCAGCTCTTCCAGTTGCTTCGGGGTCTGGGACTTGAGTAGCTGTGGCCAGGTTAAGTTCTGACTGCTGGGGTGTGGGGGCTAGGGGTGAGTGAGGCGGGCTTATGCTCTTAAGGTTGGGCTCTGGAGGGTCTGGGTCAGGGCTTGTGAGGTCAGAACAGGCGTGACTCCGGTAGGAGGTACTGGGCACTACAGTGTCTGCCTGAACACAGGGAGCGGAGGTTGAGTTGTTACAGGGCAGGGCTTCAGTGGTGGGGAGTGTGGCATCTACAGAAGGACTGGGGAACACTGTGAGGTCTGGAGAAGAGGAAGAGTTTACAGTTGGTAGAGTGGGGCTTGGGGTGGTTTGGACTTGGCTCGTGGCACTGGCAATAGGACTTGTATTAGTTGACATTCCTGCTTTGTGGGTGGAGCTTGCAGTGGTATGGGCGGGGCTCTTAGGAGTAGGGCTTGTAGTGGTATGAGTGGGGTTTGCAGGAGTTGGGCCTGCAGTGGTATGAGTGGGGCTTGTGGGAATGGGGCTTGCAGTGGTGTGGGTGGAGCTTGTGGGAGTGGGACTTGCAGTGGTGTGGGTGGGGCTTGGGGTAGTGTAGGTGGGGCTTGTAGAAGTCAGGCTTGCAGTGGCGTGGGTGGGGCTTACAGTGGTGTGGGTACAGTTTGGGGTGGCATGGGTGGGGCTTGCAGTAGTGTGGGTGAGGTTTGTGGTGGTATGTGTGAGGCTTGATGTAGTGTAGGTAGGGCCTGTGGTGAGCTGGGATGGAACTGTAGTCTCAGAGATAGGGCTTATACTGGTGAGGGTAGGAAGCACAGGCTTATGTGCAGAACCTACAGCAATAGAAGTGAGCTTTTGAATACTGTTAACAGGGCTCATGGCACTATGGGTGGAGCTTACAGTGGTGGTGTTTGGGCTTAGCATCCCAGAAGGGCCAGAATTTGTGGTCTTAGGAACTGAGTCTAGATGTGCAGATGGTGCAGGCTCCATAGATGTGGTGGCAGGATTGGTTGTGTTGCGGGTGAGGTTTGTGGCAGGATGACAAGTGTCTAGAGCAGGTGGAGTATTACTAGAGTGCGCCCCATGGGTGGGATCTGGACGCATAGGCAGGCTAGGTCGTTGGGCCAGGCTCTCTGAGCCTGTAGCTTCCACTGAGGCCTCAGCCAAGGCAGCATCCACACTGGCCTCACTGATGTGGCTCAAGGTCCGACTATAGGGAGCATGCCCATTGGCCAgggctggagccacagctccctcctcATCCATGGGCCCAGAACGAGGGATCTCAGGCTTGCGGAAGGCAATTTGAATGGGCAGGGGCTCAGGCTGCTGCACCAGGGACCTGGGGATTGATGAGTGGCGGGCAGTGCCTGAGAGCTGTGGACTGGATGAGTCGTCTGAAGATTCAGATGACAAGGACCATGCTGTCCCGTTTTCCAGTTCCTCCTGCCGCCGTAGCATGTtctgagaaagagggaagggcatTTCAGGATCACCTCTGAAAAGCCTCTAGGAGATGATAAGGTCAGGGCTTGGGTTATGACTCTCACATAAAAGGCCTGTTCCCGAAGCGAAGGGGTATCTGGTGGGCTCTGGCTATAGGTGGAGAAGCGCTTGGTAACATTGGAAGCTTTGTTGACAGTTGAGGCAGCTGAGGGCTGGTCATCCTTATCAAAGGGGCTAAGGAGTAAATAGGCTGTTAGCCATGCCATAACCTTCCTGGCCCTTCCCCTAACCCCTAAGCCCACCAACCTCCATATGACTTCCAGGCTGAGCTTGATGGTGCCAAGGTCATTGATGTCCACAGCAACAACCTGAGGCAGGGCAGCAAACAGGTCCTTAGTTTCACAGGAGACACTTCCCACAACTACATGGTTGGCCAGGCCCTTCAGCTCTGTCACCTATAGAAAAGAGTACATGATGGGATTACAGGATGGTCACTGGGATATGAGTCCATGGAGGCTTAAAGCAGTCTGGGAACATGGGGACCACAGGGGTATCAGACCAGGGAGGCTTAAAGCAGTCTGGGTAGGGTCACTGAGGCTATGGGAGTCATGGCTCCTGGGAGGCATCAAATATTCACAGGGTCAAAACATCATGAAGTCACAGGAGACCTTAAAATATAGGAATTGCAAAAGTTGTTCTCAAGACCTCAGAGTTCATTAAGAAACCATAGAGCCATGAAGGGGGGTCACAGGACTACAGGTCTCAGGGTCAAGAGGGCCACAGGGATTCAGGGGTTTATAGGATCAAGGTGTCTGTCTTAAGAATCTAGACAGATATTTCACCTTAATGGACAGGAATTCTGTGAGCAGAGGAAGAAAGATGGTTTCTTCACTGTCCCAAACCTGCTTTCCACTACTCTCAATACGGCCTCGCAGTTTCCAGCGCTGACGGCCATATTTCATGCAGATCTAGGGAAATAGGATGAGTCATCCCTTGGGGTTACAACCCTTCCATTTCAGCCCTCCCATGTACATCGTCATACCTCATACTGATCACCGACACACAGCCTGGCAAAGCCAGCTAGCCCTGCAAGTAGGGGGAGAAGTAGATGAGCCATATTGGGGAGCTAGAACACATTCCCTCTTGCTTCCCACTCACTTCCACAACTTGGTACCTTTCATCCGGAG is drawn from Perognathus longimembris pacificus isolate PPM17 chromosome 10, ASM2315922v1, whole genome shotgun sequence and contains these coding sequences:
- the Ripor1 gene encoding rho family-interacting cell polarization regulator 1 isoform X3 yields the protein MMSLSVRPQRRLLSARVSRSQSFAGVLGSHERGPRTSRVFSPPGPPRKTLTLSRVSRMFSVAHAAPKVPQPERLDLVYAALKRGLTAYLEVHQQEQEKLQRQIKESKRNSRLGFLYDLDKQVKSIERFLRRLEFHASKIDELYEAYCVQRRLRDGAYNMVRAYSTGSPGSREARDSLAEATRGHREYTESMCLLENELEAQLGEFHLRMKGLAGFARLCVGDQYEICMKYGRQRWKLRGRIESSGKQVWDSEETIFLPLLTEFLSIKVTELKGLANHVVVGSVSCETKDLFAALPQVVAVDINDLGTIKLSLEVIWSPFDKDDQPSAASTVNKASNVTKRFSTYSQSPPDTPSLREQAFYNMLRRQEELENGTAWSLSSESSDDSSSPQLSGTARHSSIPRSLVQQPEPLPIQIAFRKPEIPRSGPMDEEGAVAPALANGHAPYSRTLSHISEASVDAALAEASVEATGSESLAQRPSLPMRPDPTHGAHSSNTPPALDTCHPATNLTRNTTNPATTSMEPAPSAHLDSVPKTTNSGPSGMLSPNTTTVSSTHSAMSPVNSIQKLTSIAVGSAHKPVLPTLTSISPISETTVPSQLTTGPTYTTSSLTHTTTNLTHTTASPTHATPNCTHTTVSPTHATASLTSTSPTYTTPSPTHTTASPTPTSSTHTTASPIPTSPTHKAGMSTNTSPIASATSQVQTTPSPTLPTVNSSSSPDLTVFPSPSVDATLPTTEALPCNNSTSAPCVQADTVVPSTSYRSHACSDLTSPDPDPPEPNLKSISPPHSPLAPTPQQSELNLATATQVPDPEATGRAGDRGLEEALGALMSALDDYRGQFPELQGLEQEVTRLESLLMQKQGMTRSRASSLSITVEHALESFSFLNEDEDEDNDGPGDRPPSNPEAGTEDSLDSPPNAHHLSTGCPALDATLVQHLYHCSRLLLKLGTFGPLRCQEAWALERLLREAHVLEAVCKLSRLWETPVTTAQEVVQFSASRPGFLTFWDQCSEGLNPYICPVERVLLTFCSQYGARLSLRQPGLAEAVCIKFLEDALGQKLPRRPQPGPGEQLTIFQFWSYVEALDSPSMEAYVTETAEEVLLVRNLNSDDQAVVLKALRLAPEGRLRRDGLRALSSLLVHGNNKVMAAVSTQLRSLSLGPVFRERALLCFLDQLEDEDVQTRVAGCLALGCIKAPEGIEPLVYLCQTDTEAVREAARQSLQQCGEEGQSAHRRLEESLDALPRIFGPSSMASTAF